One Penaeus chinensis breed Huanghai No. 1 chromosome 12, ASM1920278v2, whole genome shotgun sequence DNA segment encodes these proteins:
- the LOC125031085 gene encoding structural maintenance of chromosomes protein 1A-like, whose translation MKAILKYIEVENFKSYRGFYHIGPLKPFTAVIGPNGSGKSNFMDAISFVMGEKTSSLRVKRLSDLIHGASIGQPISRTAHVTAVFTLESGEEKRFTRLVQGSSSDHKINGNVVSSQTYLKELESLGINVKGKNFLVFQGAVESIAMKNPKERTVLFEEISGSGALKEEYDRLKTEMLKAEEDTQFTYQKKKGIAAERKEAKQEKEEAERYQRLKDELGEKQVEMQLFRLYHNEKEIAEYDKEIKRKQADLEKVEKKKEKAEEILKEKKKEHTRVSREMSKMEQDIRELEAEVNKKRPTFIKAKERVTHMQKKADSARKSLAQAIKAHNAHMDDIRELEGELQEVEKKRGEFEEQVSQDSENQGKSVQLEEVQIKEYHRLKNMAARKSAQYLQELDSINREQKSDQDRLDNAQRRTSEIESRLKQKGHELEEAQKRVEKLMDHIRQSETSLEDQKRLRQELVSDVGYSKERITQLQEQLENVTEQLGDARVDKHEDGRRKKKQEIVENFKQLYSGVYDRMINMCQPIHKRYNVAITKVLGKYMEAIVVDTEKTARQCVQYLKDQMLDPETFLPLDYIQAKPLKERLRNIKEPRNVKLLYDVLQYDPPEIKRAVLFATNNALVCETPEDASKVAYDLEDGHRYDAVALDGTFFSKSGIISGGSLDLARKAKRWDEKHLSNLKASKEKLSEELREAMKKSRKESELNTVESQIRGIETRLKYSKTDKDSTEKQIAGLQKELDKLKAELNTFEPQLREIEKVMGEREATMSDVKEKMNTVEDVVFADFCKSIGVTNIRQYEERELQAQTDRANRRLEFEKQKNRILNQLEFEKSRDTQSNVARWERSVQDDEDALEQAKQAEQKQMGEIDKSMRDLEKKRSEKLAKKSECDEMDDDIGKARREVGTIAKDIQSVQKQINSIDHKMEQKKGERHSILKQCKMDDILVPMTRGNMEDIENEGREAGESTLEYSSGLNTQVMYEKESRIVLDYSSLSETHKELDDSDDVHKAEKRMQKHINDLMNTIQRIQAPNMKAMQKLDLAREKLQETNEEFDSARKRAKKAKQAFERVKKERYDKFMAFFEHVSNEIDGIYKALAKNASAQAFLGPENPEEPYLDGINYNCVAPGKRFQPMSNLSGGEKTIAALALLFGIHSYQPAPFFVLDEIDAALDNTNIGKVASYIVDMKSHLQTIVISLKEEFYQNADALVGICPDPGECLISKVLTLDLERYPLQRSEEPDPFGVKIWQR comes from the exons aTGAAGGCCATTCTGAAGTACATTGAGGTGGAGAACTTCAAGTCCTATCGAGGCTTCTATCACATCGGTCCGCTGAAGCCTTTTACGGCGGTCATCGGCCCCAATGGCTCCG GTAAATCCAACTTCATGGATGCCATCTCTTTCGTCATGGGAGAGAAGACATCCAGCCTGCGTGTGAAGCGTCTAAGTGACCTCATCCATGGCGCCTCGATTGGACAGCCCATATCAAGGACAGCTCACGTGACGGCCGTCTTCACACTCGAAAGCGGTGAGGAGAAGAGGTTCACTCGTCTGGTACAAGGCTCGTCGTCAGACCATAAGATCAATGGAAAT GTGGTCAGCAGCCAGACCTATCTCAAGGAGTTGGAATCTCTCGGCATCAATGTGAAGGGCAAGAACTTCCTTGTCTTCCAGGGTGCTGTGGAATCCATTGCAATGAAGAACCCTAAGGAAAGAACCGTGCTGTTTGAAGAGATTAGTGG ATCTGGAGCACTGAAAGAGGAGTATGACCGGCTCAAGACAGAAATGTTGAAGGCAGAAGAGGATACACAGTTTACATACCAGAAGAAGAAGGGCATTGCAGCTGAACGTAAAGAGGCcaaacaagagaaggaagaggcggagagatATCAGCGCCTAAAGGATGAACTG GGTGAAAAACAAGTAGAAATGCAGTTGTTTAGGCTGTACCACAATGAAAAGGAGATTGCAGAATATGACAAAGAAATCAAGAGGAAGCAAGCAGACCTGGAGaaagtggaaaagaagaaggaaaaagctgAGGAGAtcttgaaggaaaagaagaaggaacataCTCGAGTGTCGAGGGAAATGTCCAAGATGGAGCAGGATATTAGAGAATTG GAAGCAGAGGTCAACAAGAAGCGGCCAACCTTCATCAAGGCCAAGGAGAGAGTCACTCACATGCAGAAGAAGGCCGATTCTGCCCGCAAATCTCTCGCACAGGCAATCAAAGCCCACAATGCCCACATGGACGACATCAGGGAACTGGAGGGCGAGCTTCAGGAGGTCGAGAAGAAAAGGGGCGAGTTTGAGGAACAAGTCTCGCAGGATTCAGAAAACCAGG GAAAGAGTGTTCAGCTGGAGGAGGTGCAAATCAAAGAGTACCACAGACTGAAGAACATGGCTGCTCGTAAGTCTGCCCAGTACCTTCAAGAGCTGGATTCCATCAACCGCGAGCAGAAGTCGGACCAGGACAGGCTAGACAATGCCCAGAGACGAACCTCAGAGATTGAGAGTCGCCTCAAACAGAAAGGCCACGAGCTGGAGGAGGCACAAAAGCGTGTGGAGAAGTTAATGGACCATATCAGACAATCGGAAACCTCATTAGAAGACCAGAAGAGGCTAAGACAg GAGTTGGTATCAGATGTTGGTTATAGCAAAGAACGTATAACTCAGCTACAAGAACAGCTGGAGAATGTGACTGAGCAGCTTGGCGATGCACGTGTTGACAAACATGAAGATGGACgcagaaagaagaaacaggagatcGTGGAGAACTTCAAGCAGCTCTACTCTGGGGTGTATGACAGAATGATCAACATGTGTCAGCCCATTCACAAAAG GTACAATGTTGCCATTACAAAAGTCTTGGGTAAATACATGGAGGCCATTGTTGTGGACACTGAGAAGACAGCCCGTCAGTGTGTCCAATACCTCAAAGATCAGATGTTAGATCCGGAGACCTTCCTACCCTTGGACTACATTCAGGCCAAGCCCCTTAAAGAGAGACTGAGGAACATCAAGGAACCTAGGAATGTAAAGCTTCTGTACGATGTGTTGCAGTACGATCCACCTGAGATCAAGAGGGCTGTGCTTTTTGCTACAAACAATGCCCTGGTGTGTGAGACCCCAGAGGATGCCTCCAAAGTGGCTTATGATCTGGAAGATGGTCATAGATATGATGCTGTTGCACTTGATGGTACCTTCTTCTCCAAGTCTGGCATCATTTCTGGCGGTAGTTTGGATCTTGCCCGTAAGGCCAAGAGATGGGATGAAAAGCACCTCTCTAACCTCAAAGCCTCAAAGGAGAAGCTGTCTGAAGAACTCCGGGAAGCTATGAAGAAATCAAGGAAGGAGTCGGAGCTTAACACAGTTGAGTCACAGATTCGTGGCATTGAGACAAGGCTCAAATATTCTAAGACAGACAAAGACTCCACAGAGAAGCAGATAGCTGGGCTACAGAAGGAGCTGGATAAGCTGAAAGCAGAACTCAACACCTTTGAGCCCCAGTTACGGGAGATTGAGAAGGTCATGGGTGAGCGGGAAGCCACGATGAGTGATGTCAAGGAAAAGATGAACACAGTGGAAGATGTGGTGTTTGCCGACTTCTGCAAGTCCATTGGAGTCACTAACATCCGTCAGTATGAGGAACGAGAGTTGCAGGCTCAAACAGATAGGGCAAACCGTCGCTTAGAGTTTGAAAAGCAGAAGAACAGAATATTGAATCAACTTGAGTTTGAAAAGTCACGTGACACTCAGAGCAATGTAGCTCGATGGGAAAGATCAGTACAGGATGATGAGGATGCTCTGGAACAGGCCAAGCAAGCAGAACAGAAACAG ATGGGTGAGATAGACAAGAGCATGAGAGACCTGGAGAAGAAAAGATCAGAGAAACTTGCCAAGAAATCAGAGTGTGATGAAATGGATGATGATATTGGCAAGGCAAGAAGGGAAGTGGGCACCATTGCCAAAGACATCCAGAGTGTGCAGAAGCAGATCAATTCAATTGATCACAAAATGGaacaaaagaagggggagag ACATTCCATCCTTAAACAATGTAAAATGGATGACATCTTGGTTCCGATGACTCGAGGCAACATGGAAGACATAGAAAATGAGGGTCGGGAAGCAGGAGAATCTACGCTAGAGTATTCTTCAGGCCTCAACACACAG GTGATGTATGAGAAAGAGTCTAGAATTGTCTTGGACTACTCATCCCTAAGCGAAACACACAAGGAACTGGATGACTCTGATGATGTGCACAAGGCTGAGAAGCGCATGCAGAAGCATATCAATGACCTCATGAACACCATTCAGAGAATTCAG gCCCCCAATATGAAAGCAATGCAGAAGCTTGACTTGGCAAGAGAGAAACTCCAGGAAACAAATGAGGAGTTTGACAGCGCACGTAAACGGGCAAAGAAAGCCAAGCAGGCCTTTGAAAGAGTAAAGAAGGAGCGTTATGACAAATTCATGGCATTCTTTGAGCACGTCTCGAATGAGATCGATGGCATTTATAAG GCTTTGGCCAAGAACGCCTCTGCTCAAGCCTTCCTCGGCCCAGAGAATCCAGAGGAACCCTACTTAGACGGCATCAACTACAACTGTGTGGCACCTGGCAAACGTTTCCAGCCCATGTCCAACTTGTCTGGTGGAGAGAAGACCATTGCTGCTCTGGCTCTCCTCTTTGGTATCCATag TTACCAACCTGCTCCCTTCTTCGTGCTTGATGAGATTGACGCAGCCTTGGACAACACCAACATTGGCAAGGTTGCATCATACATTGTGGACATGAAATCACATCTTCAGACCATTGTCATCTCACTGAAGGAAGAGTTCTACCAGAATGCAGATGCTCTTGTTGGAATTTGTCCAGAT CCGGGCGAGTGTCTGATCAGCAAAGTATTGACCCTAGACCTGGAGAGATACCCCTTGCAAAGAAGTGAGGAGCCAGATCCTTTCGGTGTCAAG aTCTGGCAGAGGTAG